The following proteins come from a genomic window of Trifolium pratense cultivar HEN17-A07 linkage group LG4, ARS_RC_1.1, whole genome shotgun sequence:
- the LOC123919816 gene encoding uncharacterized protein LOC123919816 isoform X2, whose product MSDEGERTCPLCAEEMDLTDQQLKPCRCGYEICVWCWHHIMDMAEKDDTDGRCPACRSPYDKEKIVGTASKCERLLSEINMEKKVKNQKAKSKSSDGRKQLSSVRVIQRNLVYIVGLPLNLADEDLLHNREYFGQYGKVLKVSMSRTAAGIIQQFPNETCSVYITYSKEDEAIRCIQNVHGFVLEGRPLRACFGTTKYCHAWLRNSPCINPDCLYLHEIGSQEDSFTKDEIISAYTRSRVQQITGATNSMQRRSGNVLPPPLDDFTTNSTEKTIVKSPPTNSLPLPTNTVRSSSPNGINGRHVPLPTSTAWGTQATSCLSPVGGLSYPSLSKPKPDTVNSTLAFSTAVTGTIQASVAPCDGSRRPPSSDGSHNTIPRVKSELPKPFKQYNNSMDGPASAGEETSACDVSPVPVNLNSELSSRPLSRDSDRGNCTIANTLNSTNITGHSFSSGPEEAASATNEVIRNLSSEFSSINIGRSTSNEQYGLNKPSSPPFDNVLAKSQIQEGSQYDVDRFKGPITTNVVGKTSTSDNGVFSPKEQFGAILNSQSQVVSDTADIEDDVTSFDNQRLKDPEVCLSYLPQATNFLNVSKLSSPSLMQYGEPCTAGNAGSLSSDDRVRDESILHSSSMFCNGYPEKLIGGSSNGLLHDERNMQSIGRLVGDAVNAGCDAGIDKGESSIISNILSIDFDPWDDSLTSPHNIVKLLGDNTDSQPSPLKKSSSWKVQSNNQSRFSFARQEESKIQNFDVHPSYAVSQQQPKSHTLNQNLAERDLYTDNLGIANGFPTSNFEEAENIGSVNSIASSNKLSAISRAQVSAPPGFSIPSRLPPPGFSSHERSEQTFDSLSSGNSLLDNSSFMRNSHQTLSAGNIGGTGDIEFMDPAILAVGKGRLQGAQNSQSLDIQSNFMPQLNYFDNEARLQFLMQRSLAQQQNLRFSELGNTFSQLGDSYGISSRLDQSQVSNLAPFPQLSMQQSTNAILSNGQWNGWNGVQSGNGLGVAELLRNERLGLNKFYPGYDDSKYRMPNSGDIYNRTFGM is encoded by the exons ATGAGTGACGAAGGAGAAAGGACTTGTCCTCTATGTGCCGAAGAGATGGATTTGACAGATCAGCAGTTGAAACCTTGTCGATGTGGTTATGAG ATCTGTGTCTGGTGTTGGCACCACATAATGGACATGGCTGAGAAGGATGATACTGATGGGCGATGCCCTGCATGTCGTTCTCCTTATGATAAGGAAAAGATCGTTGGGACGGCGTCAAAGTGTGAAAG ACTTCTGAGTGAAATTAATATGGAGAAAAAGGTGAAGAATCAGAAAGCGAAGTCTAAATCTTCTGATGGGCGGAAGCAGCTCAGTAGTGTGCGAGTGATTCAGCGAAACCTTGTTTACATAGTCGGATTGCCTCTGAATTTGGCAGATGAAGAT CTTCTCCACAATCGGGAGTATTTTGGTCAGTATGGGAAGGTCTTAAAAGTGTCAATGTCACGAACGGCAGCTGGTATCATTCAACAGTTTCCTAATGAAACTTGCAGTGT ATATATTACTTATTCAAAGGAAGATGAAGCAATTCGGTGTATTCAAAATGTACATGGATTTGTTTTGGAGGGTAGACCTTTAAG GGCTTGTTTTGGGACCACAAAATATTGTCATGCATGGCTCCGAAATTCG CCTTGCATCAACCCTGATTGTCTATATCTGCATGAGATTGGCTCTCAAGAAGATAGCTTTACAAAAGATGAAATAATTTCAGCTTACACTAG AAGTCGAGTTCAACAAATCACTGGTGCCACAAACAGTATGCAACGGCGATCAGGGAATGTATTACCTCCTCCTCTAGATGATTTCACAACCAATTCTACAGAAAAGACCATTGTTAAAAGTCCTCCAACT AACTCTTTACCTCTTCCCACAAATACAGTAAGAAGTTCGTCCCCAAATGGAATCAATGGGAGACATGTACCTCTTCCCACAAGTACTGCGTG GGGTACACAGGCTACAAGTTGTCTGTCCCCTGTTGGAGGTCTATCCTATCCATCTCTGTCAAAGCCAAAACCTGATACAGTCAATAGCACACTTGCATTTTCTACTGCTGTTACAGGGACAATTCAGGCTTCTGTGGCACCTTGTGATGGTTCAAGGAGGCCGCCATCGAGTGATGGGAGTCATAATACAATACCTAGGGTGAAAAGTGAATTGCCGAAACCTTTTAAACAATATAATAATAGCATGGACGGTCCGGCTAGTGCAGGCGAAGAAACTTCTGCTTGTGATGTTTCTCCTGTGCCTGTCAATTTGAACAGCGAGCTGTCTTCTCGACCATTGTCACGGGATAGTGATAGAGGCAATTGTACTATAGCAAACACATTAAATTCTACTAACATTACTGGACATTCTTTTAGCTCTGGTCCTGAGGAAGCAGCGTCTGCTACCAATGAAGTGATTCGGAATTTGTCTAGTGAGTTCTCTTCAATTAACATTGGTAGAAGTACCTCAAATGAACAATATGGTTTAAACAAACCTAGTAGCCCACCTTTTGATAATGTCTTGGCTAAATCTCAAATTCAAGAAGGATCGCAATATGATGTTGACAGATTTAAAGGCCCAATAACAACAAATGTGGTTGGTAAAACTTCCACATCAGATAATGGGGTTTTTAGTCCAAAGGAACAGTTTGGAGCGATATTGAATTCTCAATCTCAAGTAGTATCAGATACAGCTGATATCGAAGATGATGTAACATCTTTTGATAATCAAAGACTTAAGGATCCAGAAGTTTGTCTTTCTTATTTACCCCAGGCCACAAATTTCCTTAATGTATCTAAACTTTCTAGCCCTAGTCTAATGCAGTATGGTGAACCATGTACTGCTGGAAATGCTGGTTCTCTATCTTCTGATGATAGAGTTCGAGATGAATCTATTTTACATTCGTCTAGCATGTTCTGTAATGGCTATCCTGAGAAATTGATCGGTGGCAGTTCTAATGGTTTGCTTCATGATGAAAGAAACATGCAAAGTATCGGAAGGTTAGTTGGTGATGCTGTTAATGCTGGGTGTGATGCTGGAATTGATAAGGGAGAAAGTAGCATTATCTCAAACATTCTGTCCATCGATTTTGATCCCTGGGATGACTCCCTAACATCACCTCATAACATAGTGAAGTTGTTGGGTGACAATACTGATAGCCAGCCAAGTCCTTTAAAAAAATCTAGTTCTTGGAAAGTTCAAAGTAACAATCAGTCGAGGTTCTCTTTTGCAAGGCAGGAAGAGtctaaaattcaaaattttgatgtgcATCCGTCTTATGCTGTCAGCCAGCAACAGCCCAAGAGCCACACACTCAACCAGAATCTGGCAGAAAGAGATTTATATACGGATAATTTGGGAATTGCAAATGGCTTTCCTACCAGTAACTTCGAGGAAGCTGAAAATATAGGCAGTGTTAATTCCATTGCTTCTTCCAATAAGCTTTCTG CTATTTCAAGAGCACAAGTATCAGCTCCGCCAGGATTTTCAATTCCAAGCAGGCTGCCACCTCCTGGTTTTTCTTCGCACGAGAGATCAGAGCAGACTTTTGACTCCCTATCATCTG GGAATTCATTACTTGACAATTCTTCCTTTATGAGAAATTCACATCAGACACTCTCAGCTGGAAATATTGGTGGCACAGGTGACATTGAATTTATGGATCCTGCTATTTTGGCAGTTGGCAAGGGGAGACTTCAAGGTGCACAAAACAGCCAATCACTGGACATACAATCAAATTTCATGCCACAATTAAATTACTTCGACAATGAAGCCAGACTACAATTCCTGATGCAAAGATCTCTCGCACAGCAGCAAAACCTTAGATTTTCCGAACTTGGGAATACTTTTTCACAACTTGGTGATTCATATGGTATTTCTTCAAGGTTAGACCAATCTCAAGTCAGTAACCTAGCCCCTTTCCCTCAGTTGTCTATGCAGCAGTCTACAAATGCAATCTTGTCAAATGGCCAATGGAATGGGTGGAATGGGGTGCAGAGTGGGAATGGTCTTGGCGTGGCTGAACTTCTGAGGAATGAAAGACTTGGATTGAACAAGTTTTACCCAGGATATGATGATTCAAAATATCGGATGCCAAATTCTGGGGATATCTACAACAGAACATTTGGGATGTGA
- the LOC123919816 gene encoding uncharacterized protein LOC123919816 isoform X1 — protein MSDEGERTCPLCAEEMDLTDQQLKPCRCGYEICVWCWHHIMDMAEKDDTDGRCPACRSPYDKEKIVGTASKCERLLSEINMEKKVKNQKAKSKSSDGRKQLSSVRVIQRNLVYIVGLPLNLADEDLLHNREYFGQYGKVLKVSMSRTAAGIIQQFPNETCSVYITYSKEDEAIRCIQNVHGFVLEGRPLRACFGTTKYCHAWLRNSPCINPDCLYLHEIGSQEDSFTKDEIISAYTSRVQQITGATNSMQRRSGNVLPPPLDDFTTNSTEKTIVKSPPTNSLPLPTNTVRSSSPNGINGRHVPLPTSTAWGTQATSCLSPVGGLSYPSLSKPKPDTVNSTLAFSTAVTGTIQASVAPCDGSRRPPSSDGSHNTIPRVKSELPKPFKQYNNSMDGPASAGEETSACDVSPVPVNLNSELSSRPLSRDSDRGNCTIANTLNSTNITGHSFSSGPEEAASATNEVIRNLSSEFSSINIGRSTSNEQYGLNKPSSPPFDNVLAKSQIQEGSQYDVDRFKGPITTNVVGKTSTSDNGVFSPKEQFGAILNSQSQVVSDTADIEDDVTSFDNQRLKDPEVCLSYLPQATNFLNVSKLSSPSLMQYGEPCTAGNAGSLSSDDRVRDESILHSSSMFCNGYPEKLIGGSSNGLLHDERNMQSIGRLVGDAVNAGCDAGIDKGESSIISNILSIDFDPWDDSLTSPHNIVKLLGDNTDSQPSPLKKSSSWKVQSNNQSRFSFARQEESKIQNFDVHPSYAVSQQQPKSHTLNQNLAERDLYTDNLGIANGFPTSNFEEAENIGSVNSIASSNKLSAISRAQVSAPPGFSIPSRLPPPGFSSHERSEQTFDSLSSGNSLLDNSSFMRNSHQTLSAGNIGGTGDIEFMDPAILAVGKGRLQGAQNSQSLDIQSNFMPQLNYFDNEARLQFLMQRSLAQQQNLRFSELGNTFSQLGDSYGISSRLDQSQVSNLAPFPQLSMQQSTNAILSNGQWNGWNGVQSGNGLGVAELLRNERLGLNKFYPGYDDSKYRMPNSGDIYNRTFGM, from the exons ATGAGTGACGAAGGAGAAAGGACTTGTCCTCTATGTGCCGAAGAGATGGATTTGACAGATCAGCAGTTGAAACCTTGTCGATGTGGTTATGAG ATCTGTGTCTGGTGTTGGCACCACATAATGGACATGGCTGAGAAGGATGATACTGATGGGCGATGCCCTGCATGTCGTTCTCCTTATGATAAGGAAAAGATCGTTGGGACGGCGTCAAAGTGTGAAAG ACTTCTGAGTGAAATTAATATGGAGAAAAAGGTGAAGAATCAGAAAGCGAAGTCTAAATCTTCTGATGGGCGGAAGCAGCTCAGTAGTGTGCGAGTGATTCAGCGAAACCTTGTTTACATAGTCGGATTGCCTCTGAATTTGGCAGATGAAGAT CTTCTCCACAATCGGGAGTATTTTGGTCAGTATGGGAAGGTCTTAAAAGTGTCAATGTCACGAACGGCAGCTGGTATCATTCAACAGTTTCCTAATGAAACTTGCAGTGT ATATATTACTTATTCAAAGGAAGATGAAGCAATTCGGTGTATTCAAAATGTACATGGATTTGTTTTGGAGGGTAGACCTTTAAG GGCTTGTTTTGGGACCACAAAATATTGTCATGCATGGCTCCGAAATTCG CCTTGCATCAACCCTGATTGTCTATATCTGCATGAGATTGGCTCTCAAGAAGATAGCTTTACAAAAGATGAAATAATTTCAGCTTACACTAG TCGAGTTCAACAAATCACTGGTGCCACAAACAGTATGCAACGGCGATCAGGGAATGTATTACCTCCTCCTCTAGATGATTTCACAACCAATTCTACAGAAAAGACCATTGTTAAAAGTCCTCCAACT AACTCTTTACCTCTTCCCACAAATACAGTAAGAAGTTCGTCCCCAAATGGAATCAATGGGAGACATGTACCTCTTCCCACAAGTACTGCGTG GGGTACACAGGCTACAAGTTGTCTGTCCCCTGTTGGAGGTCTATCCTATCCATCTCTGTCAAAGCCAAAACCTGATACAGTCAATAGCACACTTGCATTTTCTACTGCTGTTACAGGGACAATTCAGGCTTCTGTGGCACCTTGTGATGGTTCAAGGAGGCCGCCATCGAGTGATGGGAGTCATAATACAATACCTAGGGTGAAAAGTGAATTGCCGAAACCTTTTAAACAATATAATAATAGCATGGACGGTCCGGCTAGTGCAGGCGAAGAAACTTCTGCTTGTGATGTTTCTCCTGTGCCTGTCAATTTGAACAGCGAGCTGTCTTCTCGACCATTGTCACGGGATAGTGATAGAGGCAATTGTACTATAGCAAACACATTAAATTCTACTAACATTACTGGACATTCTTTTAGCTCTGGTCCTGAGGAAGCAGCGTCTGCTACCAATGAAGTGATTCGGAATTTGTCTAGTGAGTTCTCTTCAATTAACATTGGTAGAAGTACCTCAAATGAACAATATGGTTTAAACAAACCTAGTAGCCCACCTTTTGATAATGTCTTGGCTAAATCTCAAATTCAAGAAGGATCGCAATATGATGTTGACAGATTTAAAGGCCCAATAACAACAAATGTGGTTGGTAAAACTTCCACATCAGATAATGGGGTTTTTAGTCCAAAGGAACAGTTTGGAGCGATATTGAATTCTCAATCTCAAGTAGTATCAGATACAGCTGATATCGAAGATGATGTAACATCTTTTGATAATCAAAGACTTAAGGATCCAGAAGTTTGTCTTTCTTATTTACCCCAGGCCACAAATTTCCTTAATGTATCTAAACTTTCTAGCCCTAGTCTAATGCAGTATGGTGAACCATGTACTGCTGGAAATGCTGGTTCTCTATCTTCTGATGATAGAGTTCGAGATGAATCTATTTTACATTCGTCTAGCATGTTCTGTAATGGCTATCCTGAGAAATTGATCGGTGGCAGTTCTAATGGTTTGCTTCATGATGAAAGAAACATGCAAAGTATCGGAAGGTTAGTTGGTGATGCTGTTAATGCTGGGTGTGATGCTGGAATTGATAAGGGAGAAAGTAGCATTATCTCAAACATTCTGTCCATCGATTTTGATCCCTGGGATGACTCCCTAACATCACCTCATAACATAGTGAAGTTGTTGGGTGACAATACTGATAGCCAGCCAAGTCCTTTAAAAAAATCTAGTTCTTGGAAAGTTCAAAGTAACAATCAGTCGAGGTTCTCTTTTGCAAGGCAGGAAGAGtctaaaattcaaaattttgatgtgcATCCGTCTTATGCTGTCAGCCAGCAACAGCCCAAGAGCCACACACTCAACCAGAATCTGGCAGAAAGAGATTTATATACGGATAATTTGGGAATTGCAAATGGCTTTCCTACCAGTAACTTCGAGGAAGCTGAAAATATAGGCAGTGTTAATTCCATTGCTTCTTCCAATAAGCTTTCTG CTATTTCAAGAGCACAAGTATCAGCTCCGCCAGGATTTTCAATTCCAAGCAGGCTGCCACCTCCTGGTTTTTCTTCGCACGAGAGATCAGAGCAGACTTTTGACTCCCTATCATCTG GGAATTCATTACTTGACAATTCTTCCTTTATGAGAAATTCACATCAGACACTCTCAGCTGGAAATATTGGTGGCACAGGTGACATTGAATTTATGGATCCTGCTATTTTGGCAGTTGGCAAGGGGAGACTTCAAGGTGCACAAAACAGCCAATCACTGGACATACAATCAAATTTCATGCCACAATTAAATTACTTCGACAATGAAGCCAGACTACAATTCCTGATGCAAAGATCTCTCGCACAGCAGCAAAACCTTAGATTTTCCGAACTTGGGAATACTTTTTCACAACTTGGTGATTCATATGGTATTTCTTCAAGGTTAGACCAATCTCAAGTCAGTAACCTAGCCCCTTTCCCTCAGTTGTCTATGCAGCAGTCTACAAATGCAATCTTGTCAAATGGCCAATGGAATGGGTGGAATGGGGTGCAGAGTGGGAATGGTCTTGGCGTGGCTGAACTTCTGAGGAATGAAAGACTTGGATTGAACAAGTTTTACCCAGGATATGATGATTCAAAATATCGGATGCCAAATTCTGGGGATATCTACAACAGAACATTTGGGATGTGA